From Mya arenaria isolate MELC-2E11 chromosome 12, ASM2691426v1, the proteins below share one genomic window:
- the LOC128211004 gene encoding protein neuralized-like, whose protein sequence is MDVFRLFNVLFLCFVALKPTAAEVIHKGRPTFSDNHGPKLELLEENTEGQRYEGGCWAVGFGAQRLPVGQWLEFNITERVCCWLANMNVGISYVAPDDIPMQDLVLCDPNVSEVLNYTEVFVFKRFYSEDNVYRFRVDHHGNAYLTPNVTEDGIVFTGVDVKKPFWPIFNIYGDTKAIQLLNVTEEEDENDLSSLYGTE, encoded by the exons ATGGATGTATTCCGCCTTttcaatgttctttttttatgttttgttgcGTTGAAACCGACAGCGGCTGAAGTCATACACAAAG GTCGGCCGACATTTAGCGACAACCATGGACCCAAGTTAGAGTTACTTGAAGAAAACACAGAGGGGCAACGGTACGAAGGCGGCTGTTGGGCGGTTGGCTTTGGAGCGCAGCGACTTCCTGTTGGTCAATGGCTCGAATTCAACATCACAGAGCGCGTGTGTTGCTGGCTAGCAAACATGAACGTTGGTATATCTTACGTGGCGCCGGATGATATTCCGATGCAAGACTTAGTGCTGTGTGACCCTAACGTCAGTGAAGTGTTGAATTACACGGAAGTGTTTGTATTTAAGAGATTCTATTCCGAGGACAACGTGTACCGATTCCGTGTTGATCACCATGGCAACGCGTATTTAACACCCAACGTCACCGAGGACGGCATAGTATTCACTGGCGTTGACGTCAAAAAGCCGTTCTGGCCTATATTCAACATCTACGGTGATACAAAAGCTATTCAGCTTTTGAATGTTACAGAGGAAGAGGACGAAAATGACTTGTCCTCTCTCTATGGAACTGAATAG